In Struthio camelus isolate bStrCam1 chromosome 12, bStrCam1.hap1, whole genome shotgun sequence, the DNA window GAGGCATCACGCTTATGTTTCAGTTGATATGAGACCTATCGTAAACCTTGTGGGTCCTGGCTGACCATGCCAACTCCCTTCCTGAGGCACTGGACCTGTTCGTTTCTAGTTGTCTTACTTGGGGCCGTAGAACTACTTGTGTGGTTACCAAtaaattgcaaacaaaaaaaaaaagaaaaatcctgtttaTACGTAGCCTCTTTGCTAGGCAAGTCCTAGGCCTTTCGGaaagatcttttccttttctttgaggaTTTTTTTGCCCTTGGGAAAGCAATCAAGTTGCTTGCTAATGGGTTCATTGCAACAGTGACAAGGATGTGCGCAGCTGAGAGGCAGTCATTGGTCTTGTCCACTTTAAGGCGAATAGGTTTTGCTTCCAAGAAAATGCTTTAGTAGCATGCTTTTGATGTTTTAATTTACTCTTAAAGGCAGTACTCCCAGTATGATTAATCTTCAGAGGTACATGGTCCTCAAGATTTCTGATTCTGCAGTCTCTGAATCTAAGTTCACCTTGAGTTGTACAAAACCAGATTTTTATGAAAGGTTTCAAGTATTAGGTCATTGACTATGACATTTACGTATCCTTTAAATTGTACAGGTCACAAATGACGAATTCAGAGTCATGACTCTCATCCTTCTGAACACAAACTATCACTGCTGAAATCTCACACTTCATAAATCCACTTACAGAGGAGCCCTCCATATTCTGTAGGGGTTTCTAAGCTTCATGAGATAAGTATTATGCAGAACTCAAAAGGCAGGCATCCACTTCTGAAAGCCTACTTTGTTCACTTAGCgtttttcatgtttatattaTGAAATTCCCTATGCTTGTCACCTAATATGCTTTCACATCTTTTCTGCAAGGTAATTAAGTATTACGGTCCTCCACAGGCAAGGAACAAGCAGAGTAGGCTTAGATTGTTTTTGGAAATATAGACTCAATCATGCAAAGCAAGGCTAAAGCTGCTGTCTGACTTCCTTTTTTCTTACCCATATTGACTATTATCATTGTGTTTGTGATTAATAGTTATGATCTGATTAAATTATTTCTTGAGTGAGTAAGAGAAGTTGTCAATAAGGCcgaggaagtcttttttttttccccccccctcagtCTTGCCAGGTGTTCATGATTTAGTTTCTATGAAGAATCAGCGTTGAACTCATATTAAATATTGTATAGAGAAGCGACTTCCAAAAAGCATTGCAGTGAACAATTCAAGTAagtaatattaattaaaataaaaatatgaaaaagatgaGGTTTGGGAAGGTGAGAGTAAAGTTTTCATATCCCATATAGCTGTGAAAACATGAGAACACAGTCTACGTGAGTTCATTTGTGGGCATGAAGTAGAAGATTTATCTTCCTTCAAATCCTAGATTATAAAtatgatatattaaaatatatattggaGCTGTTAATTATGATCAGCTGTGACGGAACGTcattcttgctttaaaataacagaaattgtGCCTATATTCAATGCTTCAGACTAATTGGAAGGGACCTTATAAACCTCAAATATAACAAGGATGTCTGCAATGCTTAGACTTCCCCTCATACTCTTGTCCTCCTATATTACGTGACGttctgtgtgtgtctgcatgaCCGTTTCTTTTCTGGGTTTATAGGTTGTGCTCTGCTTGTTTTCATTGTTCTGCTATTGCTTCTTTCAAAGATGTATATGAACGCTTCAGGGAGAGTAGGTATTATACGCTTGGTCATCTACAACCTTTGAAGATAGGCAAATGGCTGCTGTAGTATGAGCGTGCAGCAAGAAGACATGTACCTGAGAACTTCAAGTCTAGTTTTGTTCTGGAACCTGCAAAAATCAACCTTAGTCTAATAACCCAATGAGAAGGCTATTATTGGTAGAGATATTTCCCAGACTATCAATCTTGTTTAAGGCAGAAgatagaaataataattttggcTCTCTTTTAATTTGAGGAATGACAATATGATGTACAGCATGAACAGACTGGGCCTTCTCAATGAGAAGATAATCAGATCCGTAACAACTTTAATCCCAAGTGAACCTCAGAGTGGCTCAAGTATTTCAGAGCCctcaagaggatttttttttataggttGGGTAGTGTGTTCTGTAATGGAAGAGTGCTGATGGCTTTCATTATCATTCTTCTATTAAGTAGAATTTCTTGGTTGCCTTTCAGAAACTGAATGGTTTCATCTGATTGTTTTAATGTTCTTTATTTTGTACCCAAAGGACCTGTACCCTGGGGCTGCAAATAGAATATCAGCAGTGCCTTCTCCACCACTTAGTCTCTAGGAACCACTGCTGGGCCAAGCCAGTGCCTGCTGGCAGACAGAGAGCAATAGTAAGCATGAATTCTCCAGGCTAGTTGTCCtctaagtgtgtttttttttaaccaagcttCATAACTGCCAGCATTTTCTTAATGTACGTTAATGCTAAGGTCCTAGATTTTAGGGTGGAATTAATTTCTGGCTGTCTCAGGGTGTTAGGACAAAATGAATGCGTTATTTTGCACGCTGCTATACACGGCTTCTCATTTCTAAATACATAACCAGGAGACTCTTCCTATAGTAACAAGTATCAACACTCATGCAAAAAGCTTGTGTGATGAAATAGCCCATAGAGATGCTAATCATCCCACTGCTTCTCATGGAACTTGTGAAAGCTTATTTCCatgcccccagcccctgcctgttCCTAGTGCACATTCAATTGGTTCATGCCAAGTGAGCTCTGAGTTCCCAAATTAAATCTGGAGCTTCCCAGCTGTATTTCTACCAGGCTTTAAAACTCAGCTtatcttttactttaaaaaataaactaaactgaCAGTTTACTCAGGTAAGGACTTGAAGAGCATCTGAAGTTCCCTCTGCCCTTGTCTCTTGGTTGACAGCATTTGGTTGACCCCAGTCCAGCCTCTTTGAGACAGGCACCAATATGAAACTCTTAAGCTTAGTTGCAGAATTCCCTTACCGACTGTTAAACACCCAGATTTTTTTCGGGGCACCAAATCATATTTGACACTTCGTTTAAAGTCCAAGGTGTTCAAATGGAAAGACCTCTATAGTAGCGGCAGAAGCAAGAGCAGTGTTTTCTAGCAAGAGCAGTGTTTTCTCTTTAACTTTGAACGTAATTTTGGAGGAATGAGTTCTGTAGTGCACTTTGCCAACTGACATGTTTGGGAGGTTTGAAAACTTTTTGCTATTCATAGAGATTCTGTGGTGCTTAGCTTTTGTTCCTATATTAAGTTACAGTTTGATTGTAATTGCTGCAGttcatcaaacaaaaaaaagcttgaatGGGCTTTGTCAATAACAATGCAGGCTTTAAGTATTAATTCCCGTTAATTTTAACTTGCAGAAATGGTGATTGAAGTATCACTAATAATATTAAATGAGAATTTAATCTCAAAAATCCCGAAAGAAAACAGTTGCCGTGGTGTATCTTTTTTCTTTGAGTCCACCTgcttcaaaagattaaaaaagaaatgcctaTTATAGTCACAAACTGTAAATTGGTATCATATACTCTAGATATGTAATGCCAGCTACCTTTTGGATTGTAAGTCTCAAGTTCATGTGGCTGAACTCACCAGCTTTATCTGAAATTAGGTGAACAGGTTTAAAAGTTGCCAGAAAACCATTGACTGTGGATTCCACCTTAAGATAACAAGCTTCCTTTGTGTCTTAAAGAGCACAAATTTTGCAGTGTTTGGTTTTGCAGTATGCAGGAGATGACAGTCCAGTTCCTTAAATAATCCTCACATTGATACACCTGCTATGATGAGGATGAATGGCTGCTTTCTAAAAGCAGCAAACACCTATACctaattttttccctttatcCTGTCAAAATATGGCATATGTTCTCTAAGCAAGTTTCCCCCATACGATGTGCCATGTTCATATAATTTTTTCATTGGAGGCAGCATCCTTCTTAATGTTTGCAAGAAGATATGGCTCACTTGAAGCATCCCATCTCTTTCTGAGACACAAAATGCATATTTCACCATTTGGAACAGACAGAAAAGTGGAATTGGCACGCTGTGGAGCAGTTGTACATTTTTCTCTTAGCGGTTCTTTTTCCTGGCTGTACTCTCTTTAGCTTTGGTAGTGAAAGACAAAGAACCCTTGATGCTTACCATAGATGTGGCTTATCTTATTTCCTGTTTGTTGACGTTCTCTATGGACAATTTTAGACTATGTCCTTTGGTTGATTGAAGAATGATTTCCATTAAGATATAGAAAACGGATGAATTCAAGTAGTTTTAAAACTACTGAGTGTTTTTCTAATGTGTAATGTCTTCAAGGCAAAAACTGTTTCAGTAGTCTATGTGATGTTTCCTGATCATAGCGTTCAGATTCTATTAAAATCATCAATAAGAGTTGGAACCATCTTCCATCCATCCAGTTTTTGGTTTATCTGCCTCAGTTTTAGGTCtcccttctctgttttcttgATCAAGCTTATTCAGTTTCATTATTTCCTGAAAGCTAACGGTATTTACCTATAtattactttttcctttgtaGAAGGAAGCAGACACAAAGGAGAGATCTGTTTTTGATATCCCGATCTTTACAGAAGAGTTCCTGAATCATAGTAAAGGTAAATTAAACTCTTGCAGGGACCCCCTCCTTACTTTTCCTAGATTTTGCCACAGTGCTGTCAGTTGAACTTAGGTGAGGGAGTGTGAGGACTCTTCAAGTAATGACTTGGGTCAACGTGCTTGTGATATTACTTTACCTCTGTATGTACACAGTGGCTGTGACAGCAGTTATTCCTGGCTTATTGTCTTCCAAAACTATTCTTTGTAGAGAGTCATGCTAGCGTTTAAGCTCCGCGAATTGTTTTACCAGCCGTTCCAAGCTGGAATTGCTGTTGTATAGGATTAAGAAACATTTATGACACAGCAAGACAATGGTTCAGGATAGGTAGCCATATTTTAATCTGCAGCGCTAGAGATGTGGAAGATTCCCCTGACATTTTCTGTTACTAATCTGGTTTTGATAGTTGCATGTCCCAAAAGTTgaggtttttttgctgtttcctgAAGACTGTTTCTCAACCAAATAGACTTCAAATTCAGACGCCTCTGGTGATcagtagaaatgtatttttgtaccTAATATCTTGTCCCTAGGCCTCTTATCCCTAATGCTAAGCTCTATCATactgaaagcatttgaaatcaTTCTTTCAGTCTTCCTTCCTAATCAATTCCTCTGTTCACTTCTGCTCCCATGCTTTGAATGTCTTCTAATTTGTCTAGCTCTCTTGAAATTAAGTGCTTTTTAAGTACTACTCTGGGCAGTACCAGTGCTCCATGATGTGATGCTTTTTTATGCATAGTCCAAAACTGCACTGTTTTCAATGATCAGTTGAGCAGACACTCTAGAACGTTTTGCTTTGTTAAGTACCAGTCATAgggatcttttttatttttgtcgtTGTTTTGAGTTTTCATGACTCTTTGACTGGGAATGGGATGACATTCACAGCACGTGAAGCTGAGCTACGACAGCTGCGTAAATCCAACATGGAATTTGAGGAGAGGaatgctgctctgcagaaacatGTTGAGAGTATGCGTACGGCAGTGGAGAAGTTGGAGGTGGACGTGATACAAGAGCGTAGCCGCAACACAGTGCTGCAACAGCATCTAGAGACCTTACGCCAGGCGCTCACAACCAGCTTTGCTGGAGTCCCGCTACCAGGTaagcctttgctttttttccttaggacTCTGTCCAActttaaatttcagcttttaatgTGTATATGTTGCAGTGAATTTGCATGACTCTCCTTGTAATTTTGTGGTATAGGGCTGTTTCTGAGCCTTTGTTGTATCAGATACTGACATCTTAGAATGCATCCAGGGGAAGGTTTAGCATCAACAGAGCTTTATTTCAgcattacttcttttttcttttttttttttaatacacttgctttttgttttattgctgAGAAAGTACTCATTCAGTCTTTGTTCCCCTTCGCTTGTTTTGTGAAAATGTGTTACTAAATAGAAAAGACAGGACCTATACTATAAGGTCCTTGATTAATGGAAAGGCTTCAATGTCAGCATCTACATTGTTAGATGCCAGAGAATCCACTTAGATACTATGAATGCCCAGCTAAAAAAATAGTTTCGATTATAATCAGCCAAGAGGTTCAAATCAAAGAAAACCAGGTTTTGTTCGTCCTGGTGTCCTTGGAACTACTTATTTTGTGGAGGTAGGTGGAAACGTCCTTTTACAGAATCTAACAGAAGAGATGGTGCGTGGCAAGAGCACTTCTATAGCAGTTTGCATGTTGGCACAAGCTGTCCTAAGCAGAGTCTTAACTTTTTGGAATTGCTGCAGTCGTCTAAATATTCCATGGCTCGTTTTACTATATTAACTATAGGTAGCGGGGAAACACCCACAATGGAAACTATTGATTCCTACATGAATAGGCTGCACAGTATTGTTATGGCTAACCCGCAGGAGAATGAGAACCTCATAGCCACAGTCCGAGAGGTGGTAAACCGGCTTGAACGCTAGTGGTTGGGTAAGTGCTCTTGTTCTTTAGGCTGTTTTTGCTTGGCAGCTACTCTGTACCTCTGGTACTTGTTCTGACACTGACTTTTGTGCAGATCACTATATCGTATGGCCAAAAAAAGAGTACTTTTTTTCTCAAAGCCACAAGAGCAGGTCGACTTACTGAAAGTCAAATGTGGTTGAAAAAAAATGTGACTGCACTTAAAGGTTCTGAAATTCTCCTCCCTAACTCCAAGATACTTATATATACAAAGGCGTAACATAGCTGTTTGCCCTGTTATTCATTGTATTTGATGTGTGAGGTGAATAATAACAACACTGACAGACAATTTATAAAAGGAAGAGCAGTTATTTACATTTGAATGGTAGGATGACTAATTTAGAAGATGATTCCTGTCTCAAGTGAAGTAAATTTGAAAATTTCTGCACAAATGTCGGTTCTGGACATGGAGAAATCTCATTTGCCTTAGGTTACAGGTGAGCTCACTTCCGTTATAAACTGAAAATACCTTAAAACTACCAAGTCCGTAGCACCTGTAGTCAAGTTCTTCTGGATATGAAGGCTTATGTGCGAGTGAAGCACTGATGTGTGATTCAGGCTAGATGTAGCATTCGCTGAGACTGTAATGATCATAGGTTTACACAAACAGTATTGCAGAGCTCATGATTCTGCACGTTTGTTTCTGTTCAGCAGTTCAGAAAGCCCTAATAAGGGACcgaatggaaaaacaaataaagaaaaatcagtcttTGTGCATTACTGTGCTTCTCTGCGTTTGCCAGCctgtctcctccctgccccccaaacACTGTACAGGCATTAGgagcttgcctttttttctgttgtaactATGCACATACCTCGATTGTTTAGGTATATATTATGGAGAGAGCTACAGTGCGTATGTCTTAGTGTTGGTGTTTAGAAA includes these proteins:
- the HMG20A gene encoding high mobility group protein 20A isoform X5, with amino-acid sequence MENLVAGSTLPPLFADEDGSKEGSEITVTGLAHSESSFSGGTSQSVNNPDLVEDLSQAQQLQNESSNTAENAEQKPEEERYLDEADRDKERYMRELEQYQKTEAYKVFSRKAQDRQKGKSHRQDGARQPAHDHEKEADTKERSVFDIPIFTEEFLNHSKAREAELRQLRKSNMEFEERNAALQKHVESMRTAVEKLEVDVIQERSRNTVLQQHLETLRQALTTSFAGVPLPGSGETPTMETIDSYMNRLHSIVMANPQENENLIATVREVVNRLER